One window of the Perca flavescens isolate YP-PL-M2 chromosome 16, PFLA_1.0, whole genome shotgun sequence genome contains the following:
- the tacr1b gene encoding tachykinin receptor 1b, whose amino-acid sequence MDSLYNATDFNATTGTNVSVNGSGSDGFNQFVQPAWQITLWAVAYCSIVAASVLGNTVVIWIILAHKRMRTVTNYFLVNLAFAEAAMSAFNTVINFTYGVHNDWYFGLVYCRFHNFFPIAAIFASIYSMTAIALDRYMAIIRPLQQRLTSTETYVVIAVIWMLALLLAFPQYYFSSTALLPGRTVCYIDWPEYTPVDFRKIYYVCVTLLIYFLPLCIMGCAYTIVGVTLWASEIPGDSSEHYKSQLTAKRKVVKMMIVVVCTFAGCWLPYHIYFLLHQFFPDLFEQRYIQQVYLAVMWLAMSSTMYNPIIYYCLNSR is encoded by the exons atggACTCTCTCTACAACGCGACGGATTTTAACGCCACCACCGGGACAAACGTCTCCGTCAACGGCAGCGGCAGCGACGGCTTCAACCAGTTCGTCCAGCCGGCGTGGCAGATCACTCTCTGGGCCGTGGCTTACTGCAGCATCGTCGCAGCGTCGGTGCTCGGTAACACGGTGGTCATCTGGATCATTCTGGCGCACAAACGCATGAGGACCGTCACCAACTACTTTCTG GTGAACCTGGCGTTCGCCGAGGCGGCCATGTCAGCGTTCAACACGGTGATCAACTTTACCTACGGCGTTCACAACGACTGGTACTTTGGTTTGGTTTACTGCCGCTTCCACAACTTCTTCCCCATCGCAGCCATATTCGCCAGCATTTACTCCATGACGGCCATCGCTctggacag atACATGGCGATCATCCGCCCGCTGCAGCAGAGGCTGACTTCCACCGAGACCTATGTTGTGATCGCTGTGATCTGGATGCTGGCTCTGCTTCTAGCCTTCCCTCAGTACTACTTCTCATCCACCGCGCTGCTGCCGGGACGCACCGTCTGCTACATAGACTGGCCGGAATACACCcctgtggacttcaggaagat atactatgtgtgtgtgacactgctGATCTACTTCCTGCCCCTTTGCATTATGGGATGTGCGTACACGATCGTGGGCGTCACCCTCTGGGCGAGTGAGATCCCCGGAGACTCCTCTGAACACTACAAAAGCCAGCTGACTGCCAAACGCaag GTGGTGAAGATGATGATCGTGGTTGTGTGTACGTTCGCCGGCTGCTGGCTGCCGTATCACATCTACTTCTTACTGCACCAGTTCTTCCCCGATTTATTCGAGCAGCGCTACATCCAGCAGGTGTATCTGGCCGTCATGTGGCTGGCCATGAGCTCCACCATGTACAACCCCATCATCTACTACTGCCTCAACAGCAGGTAG